The Coccidioides posadasii str. Silveira chromosome 2, complete sequence genomic interval CAGCCAGCCGGAAATGCTTTTTGTCTAAATTTCTGATGCCAACTCCTCCTCGAGGTCAAGATCTTCATAAATGACGGTGACATTGGACATCACTTGCTGTCCCAGGCAGGAAAGCCGGTATAAGAGCGGGATGGCATATTTGGTGCGACACCCTACCATTTTCGACGGGCCTACTTCCAACCCGCTTATTATACACCATGCCCAGTACACTTTGCGTGTACGCGAACGCCAATTTCGGTGTCTGCAATGACTGTGGCACCAAAAGGCCAACGAGTGTGATGTTCCTCCTGAGTGAGATAAAGAAGCCGACATTCATCAGAGCGCAGAATGGCGCTGTCCACTGTTGGGTCCTGACGGATAGGCTCCTGAAGGAATGATTGCACAGCCCCGGACCACATCGCAGGATGAAGCTCAGTAGATAGTAGTCCAAATCGACCATCCCGCATGACATCCTTTTGAATGTCCATAACGATGCCATCGAGCcatagaaaagaaaggtgACGAACCCGACTCATCAAGACGTTGGCAAGAAGGTGGTTGTCTTGCACGGCATCAATAACAGCAAAAGGTAGGCTGTAGCCAATGGGCTTACAACGCTGCAAACTACCCCAGGCTCATAAAAGACGCTCGACAGCAAGGCTCTCTTATTCTCGTTATATTGTAGCTCAAGGTAAGAAGCTTGTCCAAATGGTAGGCTTCCTACGCCCAACGAAAGTCAAGTCGCGCACCCGGCTTCAACGCAACGGATTCTGTCTGGCCCCCATTGGAAGTTCCAGGTCTGCAAAAAAGTCTCTTATCTCATCGGGATGCAAGGGTGGAAGAAATAAGACTGTGGGTAGAGCTGCACAGCTCTGGCCGACAACATTGTGTGGAGTACAGTAATCCGAGATGGAGCGGGTGGTAGTCGAGAACAGTATGGCTGAATTTGAAGTCGAACAACGGTTATGGCTCACCAACGAGCAAGCTACAACTGTGAAGCAGATAGCGGAACAAGAGGCCCCTCCCCAAGCGCCGAGTCGGAAGAAGGTGAAAGAGGACTGTCAAGGCTGGGCTGTCCGCGTTCTCGCTCGGCTGGCAGAGAACGGAATCGTGGGTCTTACAAAAAGTTGAAATTGCTCGTTGAATGGTCCAGCCGATTTTGAGGTCAAAGGCTTCGTGGTTCAAATTCTGCTTTTGAGGCGATTGTGAGATCTAAAATACCAAGGCTTTTTTCAGGCGCTCTATCGTTTGCTGTGGATGTGCGCTGTATTGCTGGTTGAAAGCTTCTTCGCAGGACCAGCACCCCCGTAATTCCCTCTCATTGCAGCGCTGAGTATTGCGTAGAGGCATCCAGCCAGTTTGGGCAGTTGATCTCTCTTCGGAGTCAACACGGCATCATTATCGCTGAGAGAATCACCCTCAAGTTACCTTCAGCCGTCCACCAAGGTTAAGAGTGGGGTGGGAGGGAGCTGGGGATCCCGCTAGCTAACTCACTCACCAATTTACCAGTTAACTAACGAACGTAACCAAACAAAAGGACCTTTGACGGGCATCTCAAGACCGCTTCACGGGACGCCGGCGCCTCCACTTCAACCATCACGAGTTATGGCATCAGACAGGAGAAGTTCGGCCGTCTTGAGAGGCGGCATGGGCGTCCGGACTGCGCCCCCTGGAATTGCAGCATTGTTCCTGATCCATTTCGACATTAAAGCCGGGTACGTGCTTACAATTTAGCCGCTTAGCAAGGTCTCTTGGTACTTTCGACGTCCGCTCCCATGCTGACTGCCCTCATTCTGTATAGATATACAATCGTGTGGAAAGAGAGCCTGCCCGATGGTTTGTGTTCGCAGGTACCGCAGCGCCTGATCTTCGCTGATTGCCAGTTTCACAGTCGTACTGCACGATGTCGTCGAGTTCAAATCACTGCCGTCTGGTCTACACAACGTGAAGGAGGACCTTGTGTACGTAGGATCCTTCCAAGCAACAATCATTTCCCGGAACGATATTGCTCACTGCCCCTCTAACGCAACAGATACTTCGTCCAAGACGACTATGCCGGTCTTAGCGCCTTCGTCAACCAACCCGCCGACGAGAGTGAGAGGAACGCTCTGATGCTGGCCGTCGGCGTTTTGGTTCCACTGAGTCAGGGAAGACTAGGAAAGGCATGGAGACACGCTGCAAGCTTAAAAGAGCTGGCTCGGTAGGGTTTGAAGCGATGTACCTGATAGCTCTAGCTGACCTCTGGGTAGGAAGCTTGCTAATGATTACGGCGATACCAAACCTCTGGCCGATTACTGGGAAGCCTTTCAACTTCCTAACTACCACAATGAATCTCCTCCCGATTCCCCATTGGCTTCCATTTCAGGCTTGAAACCGAAGCAGTCTACGCCCCAGGGCGCCTTTCACCGAGGCCGTACGCTCAGTGACGCCACAGCGCTGCTAACTTCGAAGCAGCTTCTTGCCCCTTATCATCCTGCACTTTGCCTTCCCGATTTTAAAGATACGCTTGGCCCTTTGATATTCCCATTGTATCGAGCGGCCCTGTTACGAAAGCGGATACTTTTCCTT includes:
- a CDS encoding uncharacterized protein (EggNog:ENOG410YAGQ), producing the protein MSRVRHLSFLWLDGIVMDIQKDVMRDGRFGLLSTELHPAMWSGAVQSFLQEPIRQDPTVDSAILRSDECRLLYLTQEEHHTRWPFGATVIADTEIGVRVHAKCTGHGV
- a CDS encoding uncharacterized protein (EggNog:ENOG410PI99~COG:S) → MERVVVENSMAEFEVEQRLWLTNEQATTVKQIAEQEAPPQAPSRKKVKEDCQGWAVRVLARLAENGIVGLTKS